The Planctomycetota bacterium DNA window CCGAAGATCATCAGTTTCTTGCGGCCGAAATGGTCGATCACCGCCAGGGCGGCCATCGTGAAGATCAGGTTCACCGTCCCCAGTCCGACCGAGTTCAGCAGGCTGGCGCTCCCCCCGAACCCGGCGCTCTCGAAGATGCGCTTGGAGTAGTACAGGATCGCGTTGATCCCGCTGAGTTGGTTGAAGGCGGCGATCGCAACAGCGAGCAGGATCGGTTTGAGATACTTGGCCTGGAAGAACGGCTCACGCAAACTGTGCCGCTCGATATCCAGCGACTGCTTGATCGCGACGATTTCCACCTCGACCGATTCGTCGGCCGCATCCGTCCCCACCAGCCGCAGCACCGTCCGGGCTTCGTCTTCCCGTCCTTTGGCCAACAGCCAGCGCGGACTGCGCGGCACCAGGAACAGCAACAGGAACCACGCCGCCGCCGGAAACGCCTCCACGCCGAATATCCACCGCCACTCCAGTTCACCCAGGCCCAGCGACCCGAGGATGAAGTTGGAGCAAAAAGCCAGCAGAATACCCAAGACGATGTTGAACTGGACCAGGGCCACCAGCCGGCCGCGAATTTTCGCCGGCGATATCTCGGCGACGTACATCGGTGAAACGACCGACGCACCCCCGACGCCCAGGCCCCCTATAAAGCGGAAAATCACGAACGAGTACCAATCCCACGCCAACGCGCTGCCCACGGCCGAAACGAAATACAGCACGGCCAGCCAGAACATCACGGTGCGCCGGCCGAATCTGTCCGTCGGCTTGCCCACCGCGATGGCGCCGATGATCGT harbors:
- a CDS encoding sugar porter family MFS transporter, producing the protein MKQSRRYVLGYAVIAALGGLLFGFDTAVISGAEQKLQQLFRPYEGITANAQAIWHGFLVSSALIGTIIGAIAVGKPTDRFGRRTVMFWLAVLYFVSAVGSALAWDWYSFVIFRFIGGLGVGGASVVSPMYVAEISPAKIRGRLVALVQFNIVLGILLAFCSNFILGSLGLGELEWRWIFGVEAFPAAAWFLLLFLVPRSPRWLLAKGREDEARTVLRLVGTDAADESVEVEIVAIKQSLDIERHSLREPFFQAKYLKPILLAVAIAAFNQLSGINAILYYSKRIFESAGFGGSASLLNSVGLGTVNLIFTMAALAVIDHFGRKKLMIFGSVGYILSLGVTAVTFYTQSQMVENEGGQMVRQITSSGGMIVFVSLLVFIAAHAFGQGAVIWVFISEIFPNRVRARGQALGSFTHWIFAAVISQSFPMIAEISGGHIFAFYGLCMVGQLLWVIFIMPETKGVPLEEIQKKLGIA